The proteins below come from a single Sphingomicrobium sediminis genomic window:
- the era gene encoding GTPase Era → MSKCGLVAVLGAPNAGKSTLVNALVGQKVAIVSPKAQTTRVRLMGIAIHEDAQIMLLDTPGIFSPGRRLDRAMVKAAWDGAEEADRLIILIDSAASLSKKVEMLLEGVEQRPEKKILVLNKTDIANKRALLELAQKLSDRLDPEAVFFISSTEGEGVADLKQHLADAMPEGPWHFPEDQLSDATDRMIAAEMTREQLYNQLHQELPYASAVVTEKWEERKDGSTAIHQQIRIARDSQKGIVLGKGGSKLKSIGEKARAEIAEHLGRKVHLFLHVKVDPKWDEDRSVYEEVGLDWTQ, encoded by the coding sequence ATGAGTAAGTGCGGTCTCGTCGCCGTTCTGGGCGCCCCCAATGCGGGCAAGTCAACCCTCGTCAATGCGCTGGTCGGCCAGAAGGTCGCCATCGTGTCGCCCAAGGCGCAGACGACCCGTGTCCGCCTGATGGGCATCGCCATCCACGAGGACGCGCAGATCATGCTGCTGGATACGCCCGGCATCTTCTCGCCCGGTCGCCGCCTCGACCGCGCCATGGTCAAGGCGGCCTGGGACGGCGCCGAAGAGGCCGACCGTCTGATCATCCTGATCGACAGCGCCGCGAGCCTGTCCAAGAAGGTCGAGATGCTGCTCGAAGGAGTCGAACAGAGGCCCGAAAAGAAGATCCTCGTCCTCAACAAGACCGACATTGCGAACAAGCGCGCCTTGCTCGAGCTTGCGCAGAAACTGTCCGACCGGCTCGACCCCGAAGCGGTTTTCTTCATTTCTTCGACCGAGGGCGAAGGAGTTGCCGACCTCAAGCAGCATCTTGCCGACGCGATGCCCGAGGGCCCCTGGCACTTCCCCGAAGACCAGCTGTCCGACGCTACCGATCGAATGATCGCGGCGGAAATGACGCGCGAGCAGCTCTACAACCAGCTGCACCAGGAACTGCCTTATGCGAGCGCGGTGGTGACCGAGAAGTGGGAAGAGCGCAAAGACGGCTCGACCGCGATCCACCAGCAGATCCGCATCGCGCGCGACAGCCAGAAGGGCATCGTACTCGGCAAGGGCGGCTCCAAGCTGAAGTCGATCGGCGAGAAAGCGCGCGCCGAAATCGCCGAACATCTCGGCCGCAAGGTCCACCTCTTCCTTCACGTGAAGGTCGATCCCAAGTGGGACGAGGACCGCTCGGTCTATGAGGAAGTCGGGCTCGACTGGACCCAATAA
- a CDS encoding phytoene desaturase family protein, with protein sequence MHDAVIIGAGHNGLTCAYYLAKKGLDVLLVEAADKVGGAAVTDEFHPGYRNSAASYTVSLLQPKIIRDMELERHGLEVVLRKVDNFLPTVGSDYLLAGRDGLTRSELARHHKADGPAYDAYEAELDVLVRLVRKWMLKAPPRAQKSVGNLTDWLRLARDVVGMNQAEVETLAAFFTKSAGDILDARFEGELAKALFGFDGIVGHFASPYDPGTAYVLLHHLLGEANGVQGAWGHAIGGMGAITEAMARAVREAGGDIRVNSPVSEVIVEKGRAAGVVVGGKPIRARTVISNANPRLLSEHLLPEDAFPKAARQHYRNWACESATFRMNVALKRLPNFTSLPGRGNHLTAGIIMSPSLDHMARAHASAVLDGWSTDPVIEMLVPTTLDPSLAPKHGHVASLFCQHFRYKLPGNTPWEAVREQAADHIIATVDRYAPGFAESVIARQVHSPADLESRFGLIGGDIFHGKITMDQIFSARPRLGDDSYRMPLDGLYLCGSGAHPGGGVTGAPGHNAARAVLADKRKWRKAA encoded by the coding sequence ATGCATGACGCGGTAATCATCGGGGCGGGGCATAATGGACTGACCTGCGCCTATTATCTCGCCAAAAAGGGGCTCGACGTTTTGCTGGTCGAGGCTGCCGACAAGGTCGGCGGCGCGGCGGTCACGGACGAATTCCATCCCGGCTATCGCAACAGCGCGGCGAGCTACACGGTCAGCCTGCTCCAGCCCAAGATCATCCGCGACATGGAGCTGGAGCGGCACGGGCTCGAGGTCGTGCTGCGAAAGGTCGACAATTTCCTGCCAACCGTGGGGAGCGATTATCTGCTCGCTGGTCGCGACGGGCTGACGCGCAGCGAACTGGCGCGGCATCACAAGGCCGATGGCCCGGCTTACGACGCCTATGAGGCCGAGCTGGACGTGCTGGTCCGGCTGGTGCGCAAATGGATGCTCAAAGCCCCGCCGCGCGCACAGAAATCGGTCGGCAATCTGACCGATTGGCTGCGGCTCGCGCGCGACGTGGTCGGCATGAACCAGGCTGAGGTCGAGACGCTGGCGGCTTTCTTCACCAAGAGCGCGGGCGACATTCTCGATGCGCGGTTCGAGGGCGAGCTGGCCAAAGCCCTGTTCGGCTTCGACGGTATCGTCGGCCATTTCGCCTCGCCCTATGATCCGGGCACAGCTTATGTGCTCCTCCATCATTTGCTCGGCGAGGCCAATGGCGTGCAGGGCGCGTGGGGCCATGCAATCGGCGGCATGGGGGCGATCACCGAAGCGATGGCCCGCGCTGTGCGCGAGGCTGGCGGGGATATCCGCGTCAACAGCCCGGTCAGCGAAGTCATCGTGGAAAAGGGCCGCGCTGCCGGCGTGGTTGTTGGCGGTAAGCCGATCCGCGCCCGGACTGTTATCTCCAACGCCAATCCGCGGCTCCTGTCGGAGCATCTGCTCCCCGAGGACGCCTTCCCCAAGGCGGCGCGTCAGCATTATCGCAACTGGGCCTGCGAAAGCGCGACCTTCCGCATGAACGTGGCGCTGAAGCGACTGCCCAATTTCACCAGCCTTCCGGGGCGCGGCAATCACCTGACCGCCGGCATCATCATGTCGCCGAGCCTCGACCATATGGCGCGCGCGCATGCTAGCGCGGTGCTCGACGGCTGGTCGACCGATCCGGTGATCGAGATGCTGGTGCCGACCACGCTCGATCCCTCGCTCGCCCCAAAGCATGGCCATGTCGCCAGCTTGTTCTGCCAGCATTTCCGCTACAAATTGCCCGGCAATACGCCGTGGGAGGCGGTGCGCGAGCAGGCGGCGGACCATATCATCGCGACCGTCGACCGCTACGCGCCGGGCTTTGCCGAGAGCGTCATCGCGCGGCAGGTCCATTCGCCCGCCGATCTCGAAAGCCGCTTCGGCCTGATTGGCGGCGATATCTTCCATGGCAAGATCACCATGGACCAGATTTTCTCGGCACGGCCGCGGCTAGGTGACGACAGCTATCGGATGCCACTGGACGGCCTCTATCTGTGCGGTTCGGGCGCGCATCCGGGCGGCGGGGTCACCGGCGCGCCGGGGCACAATGCGGCCCGCGCCGTGCTGGCCGACAAGCGCAAATGGAGGAAGGCCGCGTGA
- a CDS encoding CaiB/BaiF CoA transferase family protein — MSANPLSGIKVLDLSRVLAGPWCTQLLADLGAEVIKIEKPGAGDDTRHWGPPWHEHEGERVAAYFLAANRGKKSVALDFAQPEGADILRQMAVNADVLVENFRVGGLEKYGLDVASLRKANPRLVCCSITGFGQDGPYADRAGYDYIIQAMGGMMSVTGLPDEVENGGPLKVGVAIADIFTGMYAANAIQAALIERERTGEGAHVDMALLDTQLAVLANQASNALVSGRDPQRLGNGHPNIVPYQPFQASDQPLVIAVGNDRQFARLAKLCGHPEWAEDERFVTNAARVANREVCIAKVGAVIADHPAEHWMAKLLEAGIPAGPINTISQALADPQAVHRGAAQRRGAGALGEVPMVGSPVRLDGKRADAALPPPALGEHSDEVLSDYVDAEALAALKAKGVAG, encoded by the coding sequence GTGAGCGCCAATCCGCTTTCCGGTATCAAGGTGCTCGACCTCAGCCGCGTGTTGGCGGGGCCGTGGTGCACGCAATTGCTGGCCGATCTGGGCGCCGAGGTCATCAAGATCGAGAAGCCGGGCGCGGGCGATGACACGCGCCATTGGGGCCCGCCCTGGCACGAACATGAAGGCGAGCGCGTCGCGGCCTATTTTCTTGCCGCCAATCGCGGGAAGAAGAGCGTCGCGCTCGATTTCGCGCAGCCGGAGGGCGCAGATATCTTGCGCCAGATGGCCGTGAACGCCGACGTGCTCGTCGAAAACTTCCGGGTCGGGGGGCTTGAGAAATACGGCCTCGACGTCGCGTCGCTGCGAAAGGCCAATCCGCGGCTCGTCTGCTGCTCGATCACCGGCTTCGGGCAGGACGGGCCTTATGCCGACCGCGCCGGCTACGACTACATCATCCAGGCCATGGGCGGCATGATGAGCGTCACCGGCCTACCCGACGAGGTCGAAAATGGCGGGCCGCTGAAGGTCGGCGTGGCGATCGCCGACATCTTCACCGGCATGTATGCCGCCAATGCGATTCAGGCGGCGCTGATCGAGCGAGAGCGCACGGGAGAGGGCGCGCACGTCGACATGGCGCTGCTCGACACGCAACTCGCAGTGCTGGCCAACCAGGCAAGTAATGCGCTGGTCTCGGGGCGCGACCCGCAGCGGCTCGGCAATGGCCATCCCAATATCGTGCCGTACCAGCCCTTCCAAGCGAGCGACCAACCGCTCGTCATCGCGGTCGGCAACGACAGACAGTTCGCTCGGCTGGCCAAGCTTTGCGGTCATCCCGAATGGGCCGAGGATGAACGCTTCGTCACCAATGCCGCGCGCGTCGCCAATCGCGAAGTGTGCATCGCCAAGGTCGGCGCGGTGATCGCGGATCATCCGGCAGAGCATTGGATGGCAAAGCTGCTGGAAGCGGGCATCCCCGCGGGCCCGATCAATACGATCAGCCAGGCGCTAGCCGACCCGCAGGCCGTGCATCGCGGTGCGGCGCAGCGGCGCGGGGCAGGGGCCTTGGGCGAAGTCCCGATGGTCGGCTCACCTGTCCGCCTCGACGGGAAGCGCGCCGATGCCGCTCTGCCGCCGCCCGCACTGGGCGAGCATAGCGATGAAGTGCTGTCCGATTATGTGGATGCCGAGGCGCTGGCTGCGCTCAAGGCGAAAGGCGTTGCCGGTTAG
- a CDS encoding pilus assembly protein TadG-related protein codes for MRKLFRKIWIDDTGNVLVVMAATMPLFIGAAGLATDTIQWTLWKRQLQRAADSAAIAGVYERVQVGSDQTAVERAVNEDLSINNNTGIALVTGYPITTLPAASGVQTIPVKVELAIERPLSFSGMFMSNPPRIMAEATAASIPGSDDYCVVSLETQPLTGITGGGNGGVEMDCGMITNATASDSAIAKGSVIMKASVIASVGGIQKSDNWVVDKYDPYVSQQSDPYANINPEPSEMKCDAQKVVVQGGKNITVEEAGPLSPTTDLTLKTSGGDQVNCFTELDVPSNTTLNLPSGVYYIDGGSAKIQGRLTGTDVTIILTNSDTSSTATIGSFDMNAGATMDLTASTSGKYEGIAIYQDRRATNVNTQSPNKINGGSTGTVVGALYFPNQGMTYNGDGNNTAVCTRFVARRITFSGNSTTTNKFTQNGCPSGVPTYQGGRLIRLVA; via the coding sequence ATGCGCAAGCTGTTTCGCAAGATCTGGATTGACGATACGGGCAACGTGCTGGTCGTCATGGCCGCGACCATGCCGCTGTTCATCGGGGCTGCGGGCCTCGCCACCGACACGATCCAGTGGACGCTGTGGAAACGTCAGTTGCAGCGCGCGGCGGACTCGGCGGCGATCGCCGGTGTCTACGAGCGTGTGCAGGTGGGCTCGGATCAGACTGCCGTCGAGCGTGCGGTGAACGAGGATCTGTCGATCAACAACAATACCGGCATCGCACTGGTGACCGGCTATCCGATCACGACCCTGCCGGCCGCGTCAGGCGTCCAGACCATCCCGGTGAAGGTTGAGCTGGCGATCGAGCGTCCGCTGTCCTTCAGCGGCATGTTCATGAGTAATCCGCCGCGGATCATGGCCGAGGCCACTGCGGCGAGCATTCCTGGTTCGGACGATTATTGTGTCGTCAGCCTCGAGACCCAGCCGCTCACCGGCATCACCGGCGGCGGTAATGGCGGCGTCGAGATGGATTGCGGCATGATCACCAACGCCACCGCATCGGACTCCGCGATCGCGAAGGGCTCGGTCATCATGAAGGCTTCGGTTATCGCCTCGGTCGGCGGTATTCAGAAGTCAGACAACTGGGTCGTCGACAAATATGACCCTTATGTCAGCCAGCAGTCCGACCCGTACGCCAACATCAATCCCGAGCCGTCGGAGATGAAATGCGACGCGCAGAAGGTCGTCGTACAAGGCGGCAAGAACATCACGGTCGAAGAGGCCGGCCCGCTCAGCCCGACGACCGATCTGACGCTGAAGACTTCGGGCGGCGATCAGGTGAACTGCTTCACCGAACTCGATGTGCCGTCGAATACCACGCTCAACCTGCCGTCGGGCGTCTATTATATCGATGGTGGTAGCGCGAAGATCCAGGGTCGCCTAACCGGCACCGATGTCACCATCATTCTGACCAACAGTGATACGTCGAGCACCGCCACGATCGGCTCGTTCGATATGAATGCGGGTGCGACGATGGACCTGACGGCCTCGACCAGCGGCAAGTATGAGGGCATTGCCATCTATCAGGATCGCCGTGCCACCAACGTCAACACCCAGTCGCCCAACAAGATCAATGGCGGGTCGACTGGTACCGTGGTTGGCGCGCTCTACTTCCCGAACCAGGGCATGACCTACAATGGTGACGGCAACAACACCGCTGTTTGCACCCGCTTCGTGGCGCGTCGCATCACCTTTAGCGGGAACAGCACCACGACCAACAAATTCACCCAGAATGGCTGCCCCTCCGGCGTGCCCACCTATCAAGGCGGACGTCTCATCCGACTGGTGGCCTGA
- the gorA gene encoding glutathione-disulfide reductase → MSSYDYDFFVIGAGSGGVRAARIAASHGAKVGIAEEYRVGGTCVIRGCVPKKLLVYGAHFAEDLEDCVRFGWDVEGKAFDWAKLRDSVAHEVDRLEGLYRDTLGNNDVTVHDCRATLAGGHEVALSDGTSVTAKYILIAVGARPHVPDIEGCAEHAIVSNDVFKLDALPKRIAIAGGGYIANEFAGIFHQFGSKVTIVQRSDTILRGYDEQMRDRLMQISMTKGIDFKFNSHFKKVEKQEDGSLHLTMDGCEDMEVDALLFATGRLPNIEGLGLDKLGIETGERGAIKVDEYSRTNVDHIYAVGDVTDRIQLTPVAIREGHAVADNLFDGQDRTVDYECVPSAVFSHPPIASVGMTESEARNKLGGSIKVYTSDFRAMKNVLAGRNERSLYKIVTDANTDRVVGIHMIGPEAPEIMQAAAVAVKAGLKKADFDNTVALHPTMSEELVLMR, encoded by the coding sequence ATGAGCAGCTACGACTACGACTTCTTCGTGATCGGGGCCGGATCGGGCGGCGTGCGCGCCGCGCGTATCGCCGCGAGCCACGGCGCCAAGGTCGGGATCGCCGAGGAATATCGCGTCGGCGGGACCTGCGTCATTCGCGGCTGCGTGCCCAAGAAGCTGCTCGTCTATGGCGCGCATTTTGCCGAAGATCTGGAAGATTGCGTCCGCTTCGGCTGGGATGTCGAGGGCAAGGCGTTCGATTGGGCCAAGCTGCGCGACAGTGTCGCGCACGAAGTCGACCGGCTGGAGGGCCTGTATCGCGACACGCTCGGCAATAATGACGTCACCGTCCATGACTGCCGCGCCACGCTGGCGGGCGGTCATGAGGTGGCCCTGTCGGACGGCACGAGCGTCACCGCCAAATATATTCTGATCGCGGTTGGCGCGCGTCCGCATGTGCCCGACATCGAGGGCTGCGCCGAACACGCCATCGTCTCCAACGACGTATTCAAGCTCGATGCGCTGCCCAAGCGGATCGCCATTGCGGGCGGCGGCTATATCGCCAACGAATTTGCCGGAATCTTCCACCAGTTCGGCTCCAAAGTGACCATCGTCCAGCGCTCGGACACGATCCTGCGCGGCTATGACGAGCAGATGCGCGACCGCCTCATGCAGATCAGCATGACCAAGGGCATCGACTTCAAGTTCAATTCGCATTTCAAGAAGGTCGAGAAGCAGGAGGACGGCTCGCTCCACCTCACCATGGACGGGTGCGAGGATATGGAAGTGGACGCCTTGCTGTTCGCGACGGGTCGCTTGCCCAATATCGAGGGACTGGGTCTCGACAAGCTCGGCATCGAAACGGGCGAGCGCGGGGCCATCAAGGTCGATGAATATAGCCGCACCAATGTCGATCACATCTATGCCGTGGGCGATGTCACCGATCGCATCCAGCTGACGCCCGTCGCCATTCGCGAGGGCCATGCCGTCGCCGACAATCTGTTCGACGGGCAGGATCGCACGGTCGACTATGAATGCGTGCCGAGCGCGGTCTTCTCGCACCCGCCCATCGCCTCGGTCGGCATGACCGAGAGCGAGGCGCGCAACAAGCTGGGCGGTTCGATCAAGGTCTATACGAGCGACTTTCGGGCGATGAAGAATGTGCTCGCCGGACGCAACGAGCGCTCGCTCTACAAGATCGTCACGGACGCCAATACCGACCGTGTCGTCGGCATCCACATGATCGGGCCGGAAGCGCCTGAAATCATGCAGGCGGCAGCAGTGGCGGTGAAAGCCGGCCTCAAAAAGGCCGATTTCGACAATACGGTCGCGCTCCACCCGACCATGAGCGAAGAATTGGTGCTGATGCGCTGA
- a CDS encoding toxic anion resistance protein, producing MASETKTETTTKIKLDPPDALQPIATDQAAGLVPLKDEERTELDKKVTTFVDELAALDANSPEFGKKVDQLTAMGRKEIKEAAGASNRFLDRPVKAIDSDTGIGADLTKLRQTVEELDPSENSRMFTTRKLLGIIPFGKRVNRYFDKYRSSQSHISAILERLDNGKDELLMDNAAIDTERAGLWKTMHKLEQMIHISKSLDAELEAKANELDATDPAKAKAMRESALFYTRQRTQDLLTQMAVTVQGYLALDLVKKNNVELVKGVDRASTTTVSALRTAVTVASAMSNQKLVLEQITALNTTTAGMIDSTGEMLKQNTAQIHEQAASSTIPLETLQRAFQNIYDTMDSIDQFKLQALGNMKQTVDVLEDEVEKSKGYIARAEGVQQGKLENQQSPFEAIE from the coding sequence ATGGCGAGCGAGACCAAGACCGAGACGACCACCAAGATCAAACTGGATCCGCCCGACGCGCTGCAGCCGATCGCCACCGATCAGGCCGCCGGCCTCGTGCCGCTGAAGGACGAGGAACGGACCGAGCTGGACAAAAAGGTCACGACCTTTGTCGACGAACTCGCCGCGCTCGACGCCAACAGCCCCGAATTCGGCAAGAAGGTCGACCAGCTGACCGCCATGGGGCGCAAGGAGATCAAGGAAGCAGCCGGTGCCTCCAACCGCTTCCTCGACCGCCCGGTCAAGGCGATCGACAGCGACACCGGGATCGGCGCCGACCTCACCAAGCTGCGCCAGACGGTCGAAGAACTCGACCCCAGCGAAAACAGCCGGATGTTCACCACCCGCAAGCTCCTTGGCATCATCCCCTTCGGCAAGCGCGTGAACCGCTATTTCGACAAGTATCGCTCCTCGCAGAGCCATATCAGCGCGATCCTCGAACGGCTCGATAATGGCAAGGACGAGCTGTTGATGGACAATGCCGCCATCGACACGGAACGTGCTGGCCTGTGGAAGACGATGCACAAGCTCGAACAGATGATTCACATCTCCAAGAGCCTCGATGCCGAACTGGAAGCCAAGGCCAACGAGCTCGACGCGACCGATCCGGCCAAGGCCAAGGCGATGCGCGAAAGCGCCCTCTTCTACACCCGCCAACGTACGCAGGACCTGCTGACGCAAATGGCCGTGACGGTGCAGGGTTATCTCGCGCTCGATCTCGTCAAGAAGAACAATGTCGAGCTGGTGAAGGGCGTCGACCGCGCCTCGACCACCACCGTCTCGGCGCTGCGCACCGCGGTGACCGTCGCCTCGGCGATGAGCAACCAGAAGCTCGTGCTCGAGCAGATTACTGCGCTCAATACCACGACCGCCGGCATGATCGACAGCACGGGCGAGATGCTCAAGCAGAATACCGCCCAGATCCACGAACAGGCGGCCAGCTCGACCATTCCGCTGGAGACGCTGCAACGCGCCTTCCAGAACATTTACGACACGATGGATTCGATCGACCAGTTCAAGCTTCAGGCCCTCGGCAACATGAAGCAGACCGTCGACGTCCTCGAAGACGAAGTCGAGAAGTCGAAGGGCTATATCGCACGCGCAGAAGGGGTCCAGCAGGGCAAACTGGAAAACCAGCAATCGCCCTTTGAAGCCATCGAATGA
- the rnc gene encoding ribonuclease III: protein MSEAGLAAADQLLGYRPKDADLFETALTHGSHGSTQKGAASYERLEFLGDRVLGLIVAEWLYTRFANEDEGKIARRYNALVARETCAEVGRALGVPDHIRLGRQAREDQAQHGDNVIGDVVEALLGALYLDAGLDACTQFVQANWKPWVDGQKKAPLHPKSALQELAAARKLGSPTYALTETKGPPHNPRFTVTVTLRGDKQASAEGSSKQDAETAAAKALLEQLS from the coding sequence ATGAGTGAGGCCGGTCTTGCTGCGGCCGACCAGCTGCTCGGCTATCGTCCCAAGGATGCCGACCTGTTCGAAACCGCGCTGACGCATGGCAGCCATGGCTCCACGCAAAAGGGCGCGGCAAGCTATGAACGGCTTGAATTTCTCGGCGACCGCGTCCTCGGGCTGATCGTCGCCGAATGGCTCTACACCCGCTTTGCCAATGAGGATGAGGGCAAGATTGCGCGGCGCTACAACGCGCTCGTTGCGCGCGAGACGTGCGCCGAAGTCGGCCGCGCCCTCGGCGTCCCCGATCATATCCGCTTGGGCCGGCAGGCCCGCGAGGACCAGGCACAGCATGGCGACAATGTCATCGGCGATGTCGTCGAGGCGCTGCTAGGTGCGCTCTATCTCGACGCCGGTCTCGACGCCTGCACGCAGTTCGTCCAAGCCAATTGGAAACCGTGGGTCGACGGGCAGAAGAAAGCGCCGCTGCATCCCAAGTCGGCGCTGCAGGAGCTGGCTGCCGCGCGCAAGCTGGGTAGCCCGACTTATGCGCTAACCGAGACCAAGGGGCCGCCGCACAATCCGCGTTTCACCGTCACCGTCACCCTGCGCGGCGACAAGCAGGCTAGCGCCGAGGGTTCGAGCAAGCAGGACGCAGAAACCGCTGCCGCAAAGGCATTATTGGAGCAATTGTCATGA
- the lepB gene encoding signal peptidase I, whose amino-acid sequence MIKPFTKSKEKKDKADEGKGGFFRFLIFLVIFAWGMRSFVAAPFSIPSGSMLPTMWVGDYLVVSKWPYGYSRYSFPFGIPSFDGRIFEGDPEPGDIIVFRPPGQEDVDYVKRVIGVPGDRIEVRGGQLVINGEMVERVRLDRDFALPISANSRCKVVPGATKFVQPDESGQEYCLYPQFRETLPNGISYRVLDQTPTGELDEFRPVTVPEDHFFVMGDNRDDSYDSRAQPFRGGVGMLPRENIVGRAEFTYWSSDGSATWYLPWTWFSALRGSRVGLDYGDE is encoded by the coding sequence ATGATCAAGCCATTCACAAAGTCCAAGGAAAAGAAGGACAAGGCCGACGAGGGCAAAGGCGGCTTTTTCCGCTTCCTGATTTTCCTCGTCATCTTTGCCTGGGGCATGCGCAGCTTCGTCGCGGCGCCCTTCTCGATTCCCTCGGGCTCGATGCTGCCGACCATGTGGGTGGGCGACTATCTGGTCGTGTCGAAATGGCCCTATGGCTATTCGCGCTACAGCTTCCCCTTCGGCATTCCCTCGTTCGACGGTCGCATCTTCGAAGGCGATCCGGAGCCGGGCGACATCATCGTCTTCCGCCCGCCGGGCCAGGAAGATGTCGACTATGTGAAGCGCGTCATCGGCGTGCCGGGCGACCGCATCGAAGTGCGCGGCGGCCAGCTGGTGATCAATGGCGAGATGGTCGAACGCGTCCGCCTCGATCGCGACTTCGCGCTCCCGATCAGCGCAAATAGCCGCTGCAAGGTCGTGCCGGGCGCCACCAAGTTCGTGCAACCGGACGAAAGCGGCCAGGAATATTGCCTCTATCCGCAATTCCGCGAAACGCTGCCCAACGGGATCAGCTATCGCGTCCTCGACCAGACGCCGACCGGCGAGCTCGACGAATTCCGTCCCGTCACCGTGCCCGAGGACCATTTCTTCGTGATGGGTGACAATCGCGACGACAGTTATGACAGCCGCGCCCAGCCCTTCCGCGGCGGCGTCGGCATGCTGCCGCGCGAGAATATCGTCGGCCGCGCCGAGTTCACCTATTGGTCGAGCGACGGCAGCGCGACCTGGTACCTGCCCTGGACCTGGTTCAGCGCGTTGCGCGGCTCGCGCGTCGGGCTCGACTATGGCGATGAGTGA
- the pgi gene encoding glucose-6-phosphate isomerase: MTQRDPVQAAFDTISNYEGPPIEALFDSEPDRLDRMVLEAAGIRMDMSKTHLDKDLVGFFTELAEAADLEGRRKALFSGEIVNPSEGRAATHVAERGEGANEDNEIAAKLRQRMRNLLDAIEGGAFGEVEAVLHIGIGGSVLGPALAVDALGREGTRCDLRLVANIDGEAMDEALIGLDPETTLIVAVSKSFTTTETLTNLSAALDWLEGAGMEDPYGRVIAVTANPEKAIEHGIDETRILPFADTVGGRYSLWSPVGISIAMALGWDRFEELLEGAAAMDRHFKLAPLTENLPVMAAFSDLYYTHNRGAETRAIFAYDERLRMLVPYLQQLVMESNGKSVTADGEPLGRPSSAILWGGVGTDGQHAVFQLLHQGSHLVPVEFLAVTENEDSQDPRQHRQLLLNAFAQGAALMTGRANDDDAARAYPGDRPSITLLMQRLDAATLGALIAFYEHRTYVEAALLGINPFDQFGVELGKDMARQVDDPEQRSQFDPSTRALIEKAGL, encoded by the coding sequence ATGACTCAGCGCGATCCCGTCCAAGCCGCCTTCGACACCATCTCAAACTATGAAGGGCCGCCCATCGAAGCCCTTTTCGACAGCGAGCCAGACCGGCTCGACCGGATGGTGCTGGAGGCAGCGGGCATCCGCATGGACATGTCCAAGACCCATCTCGACAAAGATCTGGTGGGCTTCTTCACCGAGTTGGCCGAGGCGGCGGATCTTGAAGGCCGTCGCAAGGCGCTCTTCTCGGGCGAGATCGTCAATCCGAGCGAAGGGCGCGCTGCGACCCATGTCGCCGAGCGCGGCGAGGGCGCGAACGAGGATAACGAGATCGCCGCGAAGCTGCGCCAGCGCATGCGCAACCTGCTCGACGCGATCGAGGGCGGCGCGTTCGGGGAGGTCGAGGCGGTGCTGCATATCGGCATTGGCGGCTCGGTGCTCGGGCCGGCGCTTGCGGTCGATGCGCTGGGCCGCGAGGGCACGCGCTGCGACCTGCGGCTGGTCGCCAATATCGATGGTGAGGCGATGGACGAGGCGCTGATCGGGCTCGACCCCGAGACGACGTTGATCGTCGCCGTCTCTAAGAGCTTCACGACCACCGAGACGCTGACCAACCTGTCGGCGGCGCTCGACTGGCTCGAAGGGGCGGGGATGGAGGATCCCTATGGCCGCGTCATCGCGGTGACCGCCAATCCCGAAAAGGCCATCGAGCATGGTATTGACGAGACGCGCATCCTGCCTTTCGCCGATACGGTGGGCGGGCGCTATTCGCTCTGGTCGCCGGTGGGCATCTCGATTGCCATGGCGCTCGGCTGGGATCGTTTCGAGGAATTGCTCGAAGGTGCAGCGGCGATGGACCGTCATTTCAAGCTGGCGCCGCTGACCGAGAACCTGCCGGTCATGGCCGCGTTCAGCGACCTTTATTACACGCACAATCGGGGCGCCGAGACGCGCGCCATCTTCGCCTATGACGAGCGGCTGCGCATGCTGGTGCCCTATCTCCAGCAGCTGGTAATGGAGAGCAACGGCAAGTCGGTGACCGCTGACGGCGAACCGCTCGGCCGGCCGTCCAGCGCGATCCTGTGGGGCGGGGTCGGCACTGATGGCCAGCATGCCGTCTTCCAGCTGCTCCACCAGGGCAGCCATCTCGTCCCGGTCGAATTTCTCGCCGTAACGGAGAATGAAGACAGCCAGGATCCGCGCCAGCATCGCCAACTCCTGCTCAATGCCTTTGCGCAGGGCGCCGCGCTGATGACGGGCCGCGCCAACGATGATGATGCCGCGCGTGCCTATCCCGGCGACCGCCCGTCAATCACCTTGCTGATGCAGCGGCTCGACGCAGCGACCCTTGGCGCGCTCATCGCCTTCTACGAGCATCGCACCTATGTCGAAGCGGCACTGCTCGGCATCAATCCGTTCGACCAGTTCGGCGTCGAGCTCGGCAAGGACATGGCGCGGCAGGTGGACGATCCCGAACAGCGCAGCCAGTTCGATCCGTCGACCCGTGCCCTTATCGAGAAAGCAGGACTATGA